In Oncorhynchus clarkii lewisi isolate Uvic-CL-2024 chromosome 16, UVic_Ocla_1.0, whole genome shotgun sequence, one genomic interval encodes:
- the LOC139367458 gene encoding kinesin-like protein KIF20B, with protein sequence MDTCLDKKPAKVGPIVVEDLRENLFADCCAIPSAMPQDSVSFEKEHLRAYLRIRPFTAEENESGESQECVSMEPPDTVLLRAPRTSLSTRRQTSHSDGDKPVSQTAQRFQFTQVYGPDTTQRQMFDGTVKRLVRDVLEGGNSVVFTYGVTNAGKTFTLLGPESDGGILPRSLNVIFNSIEGRVYTRNDVKPHRCRDFTRLTKFQQDEETTNKLNLLRLSKESGFLKSTMSSTCRSTILEGSSLSDVSDQGEGDRFCLDVDSRTKYSVWVSFCEIYNENIHDLLEPIPNGSHRRTVLRLSQDINGNTFVKALKWVQVNNFEEAYKIMKIGKKNQSFSCTKLNNVSSRSHSIFSIRILRIEDVGVPRVHTISELSLCDLAGSERCGRTQNKGVQLKEAGNINTSLLILGKCINTLRLNQQAKFRQHVPFRESKLTHYLQGFFSGRGKACMIVNINQCASMYDEMLNVLKFSAVAQKVVVLNIKPVLAIAPKISAREVSLIINNADCKDLWSRRKSSMVAWETTLEDLQEDEDDEEESCDEGMAEETILEELKEKLLTEEAEKLALESHIRGEVTIEFMELFSKMESDYNERLAKEREITEDRVDKRLEILKNLVGKSVSECASVSCDKETTREDKVGLLEGIVDTMRDDLARIRRDAEAAQTCLVDLPESPGTVASLMKQVDDLSEELFKTQQQLKLKTNEMAEMSIEMKTLCGQLEEAKENLESQTQNFEALMETCHEKDNVITKLQEAMGQNSDASTRDRALVDSIKEEILSLKQNCKCMSRDSPSSEEGRKRHADVLEDLDDQPALKKGSLEVERLILADELEKLQVVCRQKDMTISQLKEENEATVQKLETVKGEIKNDVAEELKRERVSFEQTVQKLSDDLEEQTDCCEAVMASLEKERKETARLSKDNKALVNGIFQLQQTSLKVESSVKTLQTELTEQTERSAKLPEELEAARALSKGLKDKSNQKYQTIESLTLETERLRKDAEELKVSSAQRNNSKFHDTIDAMKRQCEIVVEKSVQKSQRIADLEQELNQVREQLSGQEELCNQLETQWSEAQFNLRGYELENGASNEIMKSYADLKKVAGHQKEQIVDLEVQVQASGGSSERIAELEKQLAEMEAQCRALQERLEEAQQKLEEVESHGKSKEKVIEDMRLALTEQERTQTEQEQILEAKMKEIEALSEELTSLKGGCLQKNTNGAKSSHVLNDCPGQCENVKWECQRTEERLRLSNEQYESERWLEEKAILMKVANGPEEEKSPCLALEFLRGCSEELHCRQLQTEEETLPTQPSEKEESREESGSLVEALKLEMQKLQERKADKERELRELANFQTQEELDFSEVSTDGSREHCFPKPELEIQFTTLQPNKLNIRRQGEDKISRSARKRKSNEMEKDPVESENKNNIKLRRDNRVNIQSPTVLCVKADQKKQQTPASLKCKKDGTLQKIGDFIQSSPSLLGSKAKTVMGIVSGRPTERKKDTAVKPKRTKRKLYKTDISSPLDIPSHLILGLDQDERKQPSHSQEASTVENSKEIITNLVQSV encoded by the exons ATGGATACGTGTTTGGACAAGAAACCAGCGAAAGTGGGACCGATTGTAGTTGAGGATTTGAGAGAGAATTTGTTTGCTGATTGTTGTGCAATTCCATCTGCTATGCCACAG GATTCTGTATCATTTGAGAAAGAGCATCTGCGGGCCTACCTCAGGATACGTCCCTTTACCGCAGAAGAGAATGAAAGTGGTGAATCTCAG GAATGTGTCTCCATGGAGCCACCAGACACCGTTTTACTCAGGGCACCTAGGACCTCTTTATCAACCAGACGACAAACCAGTCACTCAGACGGTGACAAACCAGTCTCTCAGACAGCCCAACGATTTCAGTTCACCCAG GTGTATGGCCCTGACACTACACAGAGGCAGATGTTTGATGGCACAGTGAAACGTCTGGTAAGGGATGTTCTAGAAGGAGGGAATTCTGTTGTCTTCACATATGGAGTCACCAACGCTGGGAAGACATTCACATTACTCG GCCCTGAGAGTGATGGTGGAATTTTGCCAAGGTCGTTGAACGTGATCTTCAACAGCATTGAGGGCAGAGTCTACACGCGGAACGACGTCAAACCACATCGATGCAGAGACTTCACCAGGCTCACAAAGTTCCAGCAGGATGAAGAGACTACAAATAAGCTAAACCTCTTGAGACTGTCAAAGGAG AGTGGTTTTCTGAAAAGTACGATGAGCTCCACTTGCAGGTCAACAATACTGGAGG GTTCTTCCTTAAGCGATGTCAGTGAtcagggggaaggagacaggttctgCCTGGATGTGGACTCCCGCACTAAATACTCTGTGTGGGTGTCCTTCTGTGAAATCTACAATGAGAATATCCACGACCTACTGGAGCCCATTCCTAATGGCTCACATAGGAGAACCGTCCTTCGGCTGTCCCAGGACATCAATGGCAACACCTTTGTGAAAG CTCTAAAGTGGGTTCAAGTAAACAATTTCGAGGAGGCGTACAAAATCATGAAGATCGGAAAGAAGAACCAGAGTTTCTCCTGCACGAAGCTCAACAACGTCTCCAGCAGAAGCCATAGCATATTCTCCATTCGGATCTTGCGTATTGAAGATGTTGGTGTACCCAGAGTCCACACAATTAGCGA GTTGTCGTTGTGTGATCTGGCTGGATCGGAGAGATGTGGAAGGACTCAGAATAAAGGAGTGCAACTAAAAGAGGCTGGCAACATCAACACCTCATTGCTGATTCTGGGCAAATGCATCAACACTCTGAGGCTCAACCAACAAGCCAA GTTCCGACAACATGTGCCCTTCAGAGAGAGCAAGCTCACACACTACCTCCAGGGCTTTTTCTCTGGTAGAGGGAAAGCCTGCATGATCGTCAACATCAACCAATGCGCCTCCATGTACGACGAGATGCTCAACGTCCTCAAGTTCTCTGCTGTCGCCCAAAAG GTGGTGGTCCTCAATATCAAACCAGTCCTTGCCATTGCCCCGAAGATATCTGCCAGGGAGGTGTCCCTCATCATCAACAATGCTGACTGCAAAGACCTATGGAGTAGGAGGAAGAGCTCCATGGTGGCTTGGGAAACCACTCTGGAGGATTTGCAGGAAGATGAGGATGATGAAGAGGAAAGTTGTGATGAGGGAATGGCAGAGGAAACCATTCTTGAG GAACTAAAGGAGAAGCTTCTGACGGAGGAAGCTGAGAAATTGGCTTTGGAGTCTCACATCCGTGGAGAGGTCACCATCGAGTTCATGGAGCTATTCTCCAAAATGGAAAGTGATTACAA CGAGCGTCTTGCGAAAGAGAGGGAGATCACCGAGGACCGAGTGGACAAGAGGTTGGAAATCCTGAAAAATTTAGTCGGCAAGAGTGTCAGCGAGTGTGCAAGTGTCTCTTGTGACAAGGAAACAACAAGG GAGGATAAGGTAGGGCTCTTGGAGGGGATCGTTGACACTATGCGAGACGACCTGGCTAGAATCAGGAGGGATGCGGAGGCTGCACAGACCTGCCTGGTGGACCTGCCTGAGTCTCCTGGCACTGTGGCCAGCCTGATGAAGCAAGTGGACGACTTATCAGAGGAGCTCTTCAAGACCCAACAGCAACTCAAACTCAAAACCAATG AAATGGCCGAAATGAGCATTGAAATGAAAACATTGTGCGGACAGCTAGAGGAAGCGAAGGAG AATTTGGAATCTCAGACACAGAATTTTGAGGCCTTAATGGAAACCTGCCATGAGAAAGACAATGTGATAACCAAGCTGCAGGAAGCAATGGGCCAGAATAGTGATGCTTCAACTAGGGAT AGGGCCTTGGTTGACTCCATCAAGGAGGAGATCCTGAGCTTGAAACAGAATTGTAAATGTATGAGCCGGGACAGTCCCAGTTCTGAGGAGGGCAGAAAACGCCATGCAGATGTCCTGGAAGACCTTGATGATCAGCCTGCGCTGAAGAAAG GGAGTCTTGAGGTCGAGCGTCTCATTCTGGCAGACGAGTTGGAGAAACTCCAGGTGGTATGTCGCCAAAAAGACATGACCATTTCACAGTTAAAAGAAGAAAACGAGGCGACGGTTCAGAAGTTGGAGACGGTCAAAGGAGAGATAAAGAATGACGTCGCTGAAGAGCTCAAACGTGAGAGGGTTTCATTCGAACAGACTGTCCAGAAGCTCAGCGATGATCTGGAGGAGCAGACTGATTGTTGTGAAGCTGTTATGGCCTcgctggagaaagagaggaaagagacagccAGGCTCTCCAAAGACAACAAAGCTCTTGTCAACGGCATCTTCCAGCTCCAGCAGACATCATTGAAAGTGGAGTCTTCGGTGAAAACTCTCCAAACAGAACTAACCGAACAGACTGAGAGGTCCGCCAAGCTTCCAGAGGAGCTAGAAGCAGCCAGAGCACTCTCGAAGGGTCTTAAAGACAAATCCAACCAAAAATACCAAACCATTGAATCCTTGACTTTGGAAACAGAACGACTCCGGAAGGATGCGGAGGAACTGAAGGTCTCTTCTGCACAGAGGAACAACTCCAAGTTCCATGACACCATAGATGCCATGAAGAGGCAGTGTGAGATCGTGGTGGAGAAGTCGGTTCAGAAGAGCCAGCGGATAGCTGACCTGGAGCAGGAGCTCAACCAGGTCAGAGAGCAGCTCTCTGGACAGGAGGAACTCTGCAACCAGCTAGAGACACAGTGGTCGGAGGCCCAATTTAACCTACGGGGCTATGAATTAGAGAACGGGGCTTCAAACGAAATTATGAAGAGTTACGCCGACCTCAAAAAGGTGGCAGGCCACCAGAAGGAGCAGATCGTGGACCTGGAGGTGCAGGTGCAGGCCTCTGGAGGCAGCTCTGAGAGGATTGCAGAGTTGGAGAAGCAGCTGGCTGAGATGGAGGCCCAGTGCAGAGCTCTGCAAGAGAGACTAGAAGAGGCTCAACAGAaactggaggaggtggagagtcATGGAAAGTCCAAGGAAAAGGTGATTGAAGACATGCGTCTTGCACTGACAGAGCAGGAGAGGACACAGACCGAACAAGAGCAGATTCTGGAAGCCAAGATGAAAGAGATTGAGGCTTTAAGTGAGG AGCTGACAAGTTTGAAGGGTGGCTGCCTACAGAAAAACACAAACGGTGCCAAGTCCTCTCATGTCCTCAACGACTGTCCCGGCCAGTGCGAGAACGTGAAGTGGGAATGTCAACGGACCGAAGAGCGCTTGAGG CTGTCTAATGAACAGTATGAGTCGGAGAGGTGGCTTGAAGAGAAGGCCATTCTGATGAAGGTAGCCAATGggccagaggaggagaagagtccGTGCCTGGCCCTGGAGTTCTTGAGAGGGTGTTCAGAAGAGCTCCACTGTAGGCAGCTGCAGACTGAAGAG GAGACCTTGCCAACGCAGCCCTCTGAGAAagaagagagcagggaggagagTGGCTCTCTGGTCGAGGCCCTCAAATTAGAGATGCAGAAACTACAGGAGAGGAaagcagacaaagagagagaactcAGGGAGCTCGCCAACTTCCAAACACAAGAG GAACTGGACTTCTCGGAGGTGTCCACAGACGGCAGCCGAGAGCATTGTTTCCCCAAACCAGAGCTGGAGATCCAATTCACCACTCTGCAACCCAACAAGCTGAACATCCGGAGGCAGGGAGAGGACAAAATCAGCCGCTCAGCCAGGAAGAGAAAAAGCAACGAGATGGAGAAG GACCCTGTGGAAAGTGAAAACAAAAATAATATAAAGTTGAGGAGGGACAACAGAGTGAACATACAG TCGCCGACCGTGCTCTGTGTAAAAGCAGACCAGAAGAAGCAACAGACCCCAGCAAGTCTGAAATGCAAAAAGGATGGAACCCTCCAGAAGATTGGAGACTTCATCCAGAGTTCCCCAAGTCTGCTCGGAAGCAAAG CGAAGACAGTTATGGGGATTGTAAGTGGAAGACCTACAGAGCGAAAGAAAGACACAGCAGTGAAACCGAAGAGGACCAAGAGGAAACTGTACAAGACCGACATCTCCTCCCCTTTGGACATCCCGTCTCATCTG ATCCTTGGTCTTGATCAAGATGAGAGAAAGCAACCGTCTCATTCTCAAGAGGCATCTACAGTCGAGAACAGCAAGGAAATTATTACAAACTTGGTCCAAAGTGTCTGA